The Agelaius phoeniceus isolate bAgePho1 chromosome 2, bAgePho1.hap1, whole genome shotgun sequence region GTGTTTAGGATAATTGGAGTATTTGGATTAAAAGCATATTAACAATTAACAAGATTAATAAAAGATGTAAAATGGCTTAACTGTGGGATCTGTCAGGCAAAGTTTCTCTTCTAAGGGATGAAAACAGACACAGACAGGTCGAAATCCTAGAGAATCAGGCTACAGCTGAACTCATTACAAATTTATCTTTCAAACTTTTGAAAAAGCAGGTACAACAGGAGGTTGTTCGTGAGTGGGGTTACAGGCAGCAGTGCTTGTTGCAGTCGGTGTAGCCAGCTGTGTTGGAGTCACCTCTGTGTGTACAAATTTATCTCTCTGGGACACACAGCCTCACTACTGCCTGAGCCAGCACGTGGGAAAGCAGCAGTCACATCCACAGCCTCCAGTGGCCCGAAGAGAGGAACGCACAGACCTCAGAGAATGCCTGAGGCAGTGACTTATTGCACCTCTTTAAAGTCACACTCTGCAATATTTTTGACCCCTTGAGAAAAACATAAGGCAGAATTCCCCTTTGGAGAAATCCTACCAATTCTCCTAAATAGAATTTTTATTCAGTCActcatttattctttttttgccACCAATATGCTTGGTAAAAAGTCTTTACATTTAAGTTTCCCAGCTCTCTCCCAAATCTTTTCTTAACGATTGGCTCGCAGCCCAGTACTCAGGTGTTAAGAAAGACTTCAGGGAGGGGGGGGTCACAAACTGTTGTTGGCATTCAGGTTTTTCACTCTTGAGTTAAACTTACTCATAATTCAGAAATCCACtttgctaaaagaaaaaaaatcaagattaCAACCAAAGGAGGGATCCAGGAGCACGTTCCCGATAACATCCAGGACTCAAGGGCGTTGTTGcggtggggagggagggaaccGTGGCAGAGCTAGAGCGGTTTGGGATTGCACAGCGCTTCTgtgggatgggcaggggaggAACTAAAGGCGGTGAAAGGGGAGGGCTTAGGTGAATGGAGGAGGAACAAACAAGTGTGGCGAAAATGGAGGGTAGGGGGATATTAGGGCCAGTGGCACGTAAATCGCTTGCTGATCCGGCAGGGACGCCGTGCTCCCGGGAAAACATGCTGGACCGCCCCGCCGAGTCAGCTCCCGAGTTCCCTCCTGGGGAGCCCGCTGTCCCCCGGTCTCGCCAAGGCCAAGGGCACAGGCTCCCTGCCGGCCCCCTGCGATCCCactcctgctcttcctcccgGGCCGGCACTCTCCGGCGAGCCAGCGAAGCGAGCCTCACGGCCGGGCCGAGCGAGCGGGAGCCGCGGGGAGGCGGAGCCCGACCggaggggcggcgggggcggctccGTCCAGCGGCGGCGGAAGGGccgccccgctgccgccgccgccgctctcTGCCCGGGGCGGTGCTGCGGCCGCCGGACGCTGCGGAGCGGCGGCACGGCACGGGACGAGGCCAGGATGGGCCGGACGCTCgtggagctgttttacgatgtGATCTCCCCGTACTCCTGGCTGGCGTTTGAGGtgaggggtggcacagggagcgAGGCCCTTCCCGGTCTCCGCGGTGCCGGAGCGGCCCTGGCACCCGGCCAgtcccgccgccgcctccccttCGGAAGGGCCGCTCAAGGGCAGCTCGGccggctggctgcaggcagcgcCCTTTGCTCCCCGAAGTTAATTTTTCTCTCACCTCTGACGGGTGCCTGGGCTTCTCCCTCGCGTGTTGAAatccagggacaccagggaagcGTGTCCGTGCCAAACGGCACTGCTGGAGTTAGTGCTGAACATTTTGCTTCGGGGGTAGCTTTCATATTTAAAAAGTGCAGGTGTCCTGATCATGACATGAGCCTGACCTTTCCCATACTTACTGCTGCTTAGCCATGGATAGTCATGACACGAATAGAGACCCCTCAGTTTTTCTGAGATCAGAGTTCTCTGGCAGCATCCAGGAAAGGCTTTAGGACCAGCCCTAATACAATAGGAAAGGATTTATCTGTAGTATTTATTGCCTTAGCTGCACACAGCTCTATAGACATCTCTGTGAATCCCTCACTACTCTTTCACGTTGCAGGCTCTCTGCCGGTACCGGCACATCTGGAATATTGAGCTGCGCTTCCGTCCAGCTTTCCTCGGTGGCATAATGCAACAAACTGGTATGGAGTACAGGGAgatgagctctgcagggagataCCTTCTTCACTAGCAGAGTACTGAGTGTGCAGGCCCTGGGTGTGTGCAGAACCCacgcagagccagctctgaaCTAAGTTATGGCACCAGTTGCAGATTAACTACAGTATTGTGGAGCCCCAAAGAGATTGAGAAATTAGTCAAAGGAATTTCACACTGTTGCAACTACACAGACAGTCTGTGCTAAAGTCCATCTGTTCTgaaatacaataaataaataataattataacaACTTGACAGGGAGTGTTTTCCTAGAGTTAAGATTTTAAACCAGAATTAATTTGTGGAACACTTGCACTTTGTAATATGTAGGAAGGATACAACTATGTCCTGAGACAGTACTTATGGCCTTAATTGGATCACCAAGACTTACAACGCATAAATCATGAATTAACAAGTCTTTACGTTGGTTTACCCATGGATTAGGAGTTGTCTAGCTTAAAAGTCATCTGTCTGAATCAACATAAATCCCTGCTAGGACATTTGTACCTTGGTTTAAAACTGATTCAACTATCCTAAAGGTTTGATCAGTGCAAAACTGAAATAAACCATGTTTAAATTGTAGCATTATCTTTAGAAAAGCCAAGTATGTTTCAGTAAACCAAAATGAAATTATACTATGAAATTATACTCTTCCTTAGGTATATGTACATATGAAGCATAATTTGTCCAGTGTTGGCTTGTTCAGTATTACTATAATACAGCTGGAAATCTCAACAGAACTTTTTCCTAAAAGGTAACAAGCCGCCAGCAATGTTACCAAAGCGAGGGGAATACATGCTGAAGGATATGAAAAGGATGGCAAAGTACTACCAGGTGCCTTTACGCACGTCCCCAGATGCCTTCCAGCACATCATGGGCACAAGTAAGAGTCTTAGCTGCTGTTTCTCACCCTAGCACTTCTGGTTCCAGTTCTCCCTGTGTGCAGCCTTTTCCTGAACCTGTGAGCAGTATGAAGTCTGCATTCATAGCCATGAAGGGAATTTCTGGAGAAATGTGGCTGTGAATGATACTAGCATGGGGGATAACTGTGAGCTTTACTGTACAGACTGTGGGTTTCTCAGGACTGTTACAGGGGAGATCACACTGTTCTTAGGTAGCAGTCATGCAGACCacacctgctcctgctgctgtgccttgTCTGAATGTTCCTCTGTCTCCCACGAATCCAGGCAGCCTGACGGCCATGCGCTTTATCACAGCCATTGACATGACAAACCCACAGTACCTGGAAGCCTTATCCAGGGAGTTCTGGATGCGCTTTTGGTCACAGGTCAGTACTTTATGCAGCCAGCTTCTTGACCCTTTCTATCAACTTCCCTGTTCCGCATCATTCAAATGTGGAATTccagcaagaggaagaaaatgtcttttaatGAAAAGTCATAGGAGGAACTTAAGGTCACAGTGGTTCACAAGCCACAAGCTTATAATCAGCCTTATTTGCCTTCTTTTAGGTATATATGGTGGGTCCGATAGGCTTGACCAGTGGATCAGTGGTTCACATCAGAAAACACTTTAATACATTCCTAGATTAGGTGACTTAAGACCTTTTTGGAGGTAATTTCTCCAGCAACTattgggtttatttttgttttcttagaaaacttgcttttaaaaatccagaGATGAGCTTTTGTTTCATAAATACTGATTtacttattttattcttttaccAGTATGAAGACATCAGTCAGCCAGAGAACATATTGGCTGTAagtgtttcctttttcttggtgCTTCTGCATTTCTGATAGATATTCTTATTGATGACTTTGAAGAAAAATGGATTTAAATTCCCTTCCAGctctgtttggattttttttttttttttctcagaaccagaatacactttttttttggtaattcaTGTGGCAAGTTACCCAGGCTGGACAATGAGTTACCTATTGATACTATGTTATTAAAAGTCACAAAAGTATAAATAGTTTCTGCATTGGGGCATTGCTGCTATGTGAAATGTTCAGCTGTAATGCAACACCTGGGGAAGGTGACTTTCCTTAGAGTGATGGAGTCAGGTTTTCTGTTAAGCTCAGTCCTATACTGCCCTTTTATATATCTGGAAATTATACTCctgatgttttttcttttgccatttCAATTTTGTTTATTACAGTAAAAGCTGTAATAGCATGTGAGGTAGTATACCAGCAGATCCTCTTGAAGGTCTCTCctttcttcattattttataAGTACTTGGAAtgcaaaaaaaagagaggagttGTCCATGCCTAGTCTCTCCTATCTAACATCTCTAGCTGAAATCTTAAGTTTGCAGTCTTGCTGTTCCTCCCTAAGTCTAGTTCTTGCACTTCAGCTTCATCTTAGTGTAGCTTTTTTACCAAAGTTTCAGCAAAGGTTTGCACTTTGCCTTTTTAAGAAGCAAGATTTGAAGGATGtaattaaagttttttttttttatttaaacacataatttaattaattaactaTATTTATAGCTAAAGATATAATTAAAGTGGTACTTTTACCCTGGTAGGCAGCCAAGCACCACACAGGTGCTTACTTGCTTCCTCCCACTGCCCAGAAGGacaggggaaaaggaaaagaagaataaaagccagaaaacttgtgggttgagataaaatTACTTAATAAACAAAAGAGAACTGGAAGCAgagtgaaagaaaacaaagaatcCCTACACATAGACTGATGCTCAGCCAGTTCCCAAGAAAAAGCTTAACCTGCCTAAACTCCCTCCTCATCAATTACTGCTGAGCATGGCACCTGGCCTGGTCTGTCTCTTGGGTTAGTTCAGGTCATCTCCCAGCCTCTGGTGAAGCTCCAGTTTATTCACTGTGGGGGGAGAGTGAAAACCAGAGACTGCCTCGACACTGTGCAAACACCATTCATCAATGGCTAAAATAATTAGGATGTTATCAGCATTGTTTTGGTCACAGATCTGAAACACAAAACCATAGGAGCTGCTGTGAAGCAAAGTAGCTCCATTCCAGCTAGACccaatacataaatatatacagAACATTGTCACATTGTCTCTGAATCCATCATTATTTAAATAAAGCAAGAACTTCATGCGCCACAAACTTCATACTCAGAACAATCCCTAATTTAGTCACAGTTTGGCAATCAATGAGTATCCCCCCTGGGCATCAATGCAGAGAGGGAGGTGTGCCCTTGTCTGCTTGTGTCTGTCTTCATTCACTCCTGCAACAAGTACTAGACTTTTCTGGAAATTTGTCATCCAAAGGTGGCTGAGAGGTCCCAGCCAATCATCTGAGTCTTTACAGGTGGATTTATTTTACACATCAGTCAGAAAAATGGTACTTTTAAAACTTGATAATAATTCCTTAGTATTCTTTTACTTCTTTATTTACTCAAAAGCAGCTTCACATAAATTGCTGTATCAGGAACGTGTGGTCTGAATTCTGCCCCAGTCCACTTAAATCCTCTTTCTGCCCTGAAATGGTGAGGACCAAATACTACTTCAAAGAGTCAATATTGCACTCTAAACACTGTGGCTACCAAGCATTTTGTTCTAGTCCAGTGGTACACTTGTTTAACCTCCTCTTCAAACACAGTCAAAAAGAGCTCCTCATTTCCCTGAAGTGTAGTAGAAGGCACATGAAAATGTGGGTGCTAAACAAAAAAAGTAATTGAAAAAGTCATTAACACCTGCATGTGCAGGATTACTTCTCCATGTGCGAtactgcatttcttttttttttttctctctttttgtgaAATACTTTATTCAAAGAGTACTTTTAAGTCATTGTTACCAGGTAAACACTGAACGTTTAAATTTGGCTACTTTGTCTCATTCCTGTGTGGCAGAGGCTCAGGGGAGGTGAAAAAGATCCAGCAGTAACACCAGCCACTGTTAAACCTCTGTGATTTGGTGTCTTTCATACAGTGTCACTTACAGATCCCATGTGGCTGCATTTCACGAACTGTTTCTGTCTTGGTAGGCTTGTACAGTGAGATTTTACTTTTCATAACACCAGTTTGAGTTTTTTTGTTAGTTATCTGATGAGTCATTGTATCTAAggttctttcattttttttttctttgatttaggaactcctgggaaaaaaaagtgcagaTTTGGGGCTTGGAAGATTTAAAATGTCTCTTCTACTTTGTATCTGAGAGTTGTTAAATGATGAATAGGTTGGGAATACAGCAAGACAGTTGTGCAAGAAGTGCTTCAAgagtattttgaaaattttttttgttagtaGACCTTAGGTGATAATCCtgaatattaaattaattaGGCCAGGGTAGGAATTAGAATATTTACTTTTAGAGTATTCTTAATTAAATCATCTTTTCGTAGATTGCCCGACAGGCtgggctctcagcagagctctcccagaAGGCACTTGAAATGACTTCATCCCCTCCAGTGAAGGACCGACTGAAAGACACAACAACTGAAGCACTGAAATATGGGGTGAGATGCTTCCAATGGCACTGGGCTTCACAGCTGTGCCTTCTTTCTCTCTTAAGAATACAGGGAAGCAGGGAACAATGAGGGTGATGATTAGAAAGCACTATATAGACTTCTTGTTTTCCAGTGGGTGAAAGCCACCTCACTGTTGCTGGTAGTTCATCTCACTGTCACCTGGGAAAACAAGGTTGACCCACTCATTCCAAGGACAGAACCAGTACTGAGAGATACCATTTATTGCTACTTGGAATAGAACTGTGGATTAATCAGGTTGTTTTTTATGCTCCTTCAAAAGGGGCACACAGGCTCTGGAGAGTCACCCATTTTCAGATGGCTTCATTAGGCTTATCTTTAAGAATGAAGGTAAaaagaaggggaggaaaaaaagtaaaaagttgTTGGGATTTATTCCTGATGATTGATGATATGACTGCAAGAAATTCTCCCATTATAACATTCTCTGTTTCATCTCCATGGTGTCAATAGGCATTTGGGATGCCTGCTGTTGTGGCACATTATGATGGGAAACCTCATCTGTTTTTTGGCTCTGATCGTTTAGAGCTGCTAGGCAGCATTATAGGTGAGTCTACCTCATTGCATCACCTTGGTTTCATGCTTTCACCCTCTTGGAATAAAATACGTAATGCAGCTGAGTAAAACACTCTTAAGGGCTTTCAAATGTTAAATAATGTTGGTTATCCTTCTCCTGGAATGAAACTGCTGACTGAAATCTGTCCCAGTACACTTAAAATGACCAAATGATCCTTTTCCAGACCAGAAGTAACTTGAgttctctctctcacacactcTCTCTTGGTGTTTTTCAAGGCTTTGTGCTCCGTGTGCCATTCTCAAAACACTACTGAAACTGTTTAGTTCTCAAAATACCTATATGTAACCTTTTGGTACTGGACAGTAGACCTTGGCTAAGATTATGACTATGGCTggtagtgctttttttttttgttctaacattttcattttatatcTGTTCCTTCTTATTAAAAGCACATTATTACAGCTCCCCAGTCCATAACTTGTGTCTACTTACGCAGCTGTTTAGGTTGTTCGTATATTGACCAtccttcttttcatttttctattaaCAGAATACACACTTTAAATTCTTTAAGAGATTGAAGTAGGTTGTGATAAATAATAAAACTAAAGTTACCTGTTTTTATGAGTTACAGGGCATTTGACTATTCATCTCAAGATCTGGCACTTGAGAGAGTGTCTCTAGAAAGAGTAATGCACATAATTAGCTCATGCATTTGAGGAAAGCATTCAGCAGATAGAATTAATGCAAATTAGTATTAGTCACAGGCTTAAGCAGAATGGAAattttttgaggttttcttttttagtgTTCTGGATGAGTTTCTGATTCTATAAAATATTCTTGATGAACATGAGAGTGAGGAAGAAGAGTACCCAACACTCACTACAGCAGTCACTAATACTGACTGAAATGCTGTGGCCTGGTTTCTAGTCTCAGCTCCAAGGACTtaatcagattttctttttgattCTCTGACGCTGCAGCCTTGCaccctttttttgcttttttttaagcCAGCACCCAGCCCCCCCTGCAAAATGAGTCCTAAAAAGAACTGATTTCTCCCTCATGTGGAATATCCCTGACCTGTAGAACATCTCATCTCTAATGGAGGAAAATAATTCTTCTGTGCAGTCTCAGTTGTGACTAGACAGTGAAAGATTTATGGAGCTGGCTGTAGCACACCAAACAAGATATAAATCTGTATTCCATCACCAGTAGCTACCCTTCACCGGAGTAGGAACAGTGATCCTGCTGCAGAAAAATGACCAGCCAATTACTTGTATGGATTACATTTTAACATATCTCTTTTGTGCTGGTTTGTCTTGCAGGTGAAAAGTGGCTGGGACCAGTTCCAAGCCCTAAGCTGTGAAAAGTCCTGGGGAAATATAGAGGAAGGAAAATATATATGTCAGTCTTTAGTGGTTATTTGAATGTATTCAATTGTATGGAGAGATGGCTTTCTTATCCTTAACAGTTAACTTTACTGCTTGGTCTCATctgtaattttgaaaaatatcaaGGTTTGCCAGTATTACCAGCCTGGTGAGGTGTTTACCAATACAAATgtgcttcctttttttcaacAGATCAAAGATTAACATTAAAGATTTAACTTCTTGCAGAATGAACATTTTTCCCTGgttggttttctttcctttaccCTAAAAACATGAGGATTACGTAGTTACTGGACTGTGATCTCTGGGTTTCTTATGTCTTCCTGCTTGTCctttaaaaacacacacacacacataaaaccTAAGAGAAGCTGGCtacatttccttttattttaagtCCAGTGTACTACATAGACATAAGAAGCACAGGCTAAGATATTAATGGTTCCTTTTACTTTGCATCATGGCTGCTGGAAGGACACAATTCAAGCCTAAAGAAAAGCCTAGCGAACCAATcaagtattttaaaaggaaCTGTCCCCATCCTGGACAATATTTGATACACCTTCAGTGACTGATGTTTGAGGAAACCACCATACATGTGCATTTGTGGGCACCAGCCCCAAACCTTGCAGGGGTTTTTAACTAATCCAGGTTTTACAGGAATGTCTTTGGAGGATGGTTGTGAACACCACTGTAGGTTCAGCTGGTAACTGAAGTAGACTCTGTTTTGCTTCCTCAAGGATGCCCTAATTGCTGCCTATCCAAAGGTGATTTGGATATGGCTGTGAGGGACTTCCAAGCATGTAGTCTGCAGAGGGAAAGGTACGCAAAcaattaaaataagaaatttcaCATGGAAATTGTTTGAGCTTGGCCCTGTATTGGCTGAATTGGAATGACACACAGAAATTTGATTTATATGAAGTTTCATTTCACAATGATTCCACACTCTCTGATGCATCACTGAATGAAACAGCAGTAGCTGGAATtcccttttttgtctttttctgaaCTTTAGAGTAAAGCACATTCACGTATTTTCACTTGAACAGCAAATCCTAGAACAaagcatcagaaaaaaaatctgtatccTTCATGTTATTACACCTCTGAGTGTTGTGGGAGTATCATTTGTTCCCCCATCCACAGTTTTTACTTCTTTCAGCTCTTCAGGAAATACCCTAGGATTGGAGGAGTCCTTCCTCCTTTCTACCAGTGCACCCATTAGTCTTTGGGCAAATTCAGTCTGGAACTTAAGGAAAACTTTGTGAGAGATAAGAGGAGTTAGAATGACAAGGAGGTTACCATGGATGTGGGTGCCATAGGTTTCTTTGAGCCCCTTGAAGCCATGTTCCAGAAATTTTTTACCATTTCTCCCCTGAAACTTGCTAGTCTCCAATCTGTGCTATCAAACTGATTCAGAGGTTGTGATAAAATTGAATGACTAAAACATCACTTTAAGACAGTAGTGCTATCTCAGGAGTGGGTAAAATGCCCTTTTGTGGAAATAATGTGCTCTGGTAAGGAGCTGGTGAGAATTCAAAAAACATCTGCAAATAATGTCACAGTGAAAAGCAGGGTCTCATGAAACTTTGTTCTTTGAGCCAGATCAACTGAAAAATAACCAGCCTTTGTGGCAGAATGTTGTTGATTTGGCAGATGAACCAAAAGACATGGATCCTACAGACTGCAATGTATTTAATGAAATTATCTTAAATGCTTTTTGACCTACTTCAAATCAGTGGAAATGACATGCTCAAAACCTTAGGTACTAAAATCATACTTGAGTACTACTGCAATATATTACTTATTGCCTATAATAGCCACCACTAAAGGCAAAACCACAGCTTTTGCCTTTGTATCAGTGAGTTTGTTGCAATTCTGACTCTCTACCTATTCTGAGCAAAATGTGCCTGTTTGGGAGCAGAACTTTGAGGGAGTTCTGCCCCTCATTTAGACAACCTTGCTCCTATGTTACAGAGCCGTGCTGTGAGCACAAGCTCTTGGGAAAAACTCTGGGGATGACCCCAGTACACAGTGGCTGGCAGCTGCATTGTCACGCTCAGTTCTGATCTCTGCTGTGGCACACACTGAAGCAGCCTCAGTGGCGAGTATCAGCTCCCTTCTCTGATCTGCTGCGGCGCCAGTGGCCACCACCTCATGGGGCTGAACTGTTCACCTGACTGCTCTGAATGCCACAAGGTGGCAGGGCAGCTAAAACTAGAGCGCTGAGGATCTGAACAGAAACGGTAAGAACTACCAGCTATTTAGGAATGTTTAGGAATAGCTGGAAGAATTTTCTTCCATAAAGGTGATCCTCTTCTACTCAGCTGCATACCAAACTGGTTCCTGAGAGCCTCACATCCCCACCACTTTCAAGGTAGCTGTTTAGCTGTCAGGCCAGACAAGATACTGGGCAAGGAAAGGGACACTGAGCAAAAAGACTCAACAACACAGACAAAACTGGACTATGAATTCTAGGGAACAATCCTGAAGTGGTGTTCCCGTTTTCCCTCACCAGGAAATCAAGTCCCACTTCCCATGtctggaaaagctgtgaaacTGGCATGGACAAGTAGGTCCCACCAATGCTAGGCTGAAAGCAAATAAGCAAGTGTACAGATAGGCACAACATCAGAAAATGAGCAACAAAAAGGGGTTCTACAAAGTAATGAAACTATTATAAAAAGCTGAGGTTAGGCACAGAGAAAGGTAGGTTGTATCTGAGCAAAGGAAACTGAACAATGAAAgacaaagaagagaaagaaactgTGCCTAGATTAGGGTAGAGAACAGAATCTCAATGGGAAATGCTGTTCCCTGAGAGGGAGGAGGCAGCCAGGAAAGGGAGCGCTTAGGTAAATCAGACAGGCCAGAGTCACTTGCCACGGAAGATCGCTTGGGGAGGAAGGTAAAGGACTAATTCTGTTTCCTGAAAAGCTGTACAGCACTTGCTGCACTGTCTCAGAGAGGCAGGGACGGCCAGGGGCCCGTGGCTCTCCTCCCCCGTGTCCATTACCTGTGCTCCTCACCCTGCGTGCAGCAGACAGTGCTCCAGCGCTGACATCACACACAGCACAAAATGGAGGCCTGCAGAACAAGGCACCGCTTTAACCTCCCCCTGCCAGCGCCTTCCTACCGCCCTTTCAACCCTCAGCAAGCAACATCTAAATCaagcctctctcttttctcccgTCCTTATCTCTGTGCAAAcgagaagaaaacattttattaaagCACTTACTGGATTATGGTGCTGAGCCTCTGCtttgctgccttttccttttccagtggAGCCAGCAACACTGCTGGAAGGAAGCAACCTGCTTCCTAGAAGGGAACCAAGCACAGAACAATACAAAAATAATCAAGAGGGTatcccaggagctgcacacaTAGCTGGTTTTACTCCAAAGTTCTCACAGATCTGTGGCTCATCCACAGGTAAGAGTGAAAGGAGTGTACTTATGCCCAAATTGACTAGGTTTACCTTCACCTGTTTCTCATTCCAGCTCAAAACGTGAGGAAAGTGACtgctttaatttcatttaaaaaatagtcATCAGCCACTGTTTCCAGACAATCTGAACACCTTATTCTCAAGGATACACATTTGTGAAGCAGACTCCAATCTTACGCTCTCACAgtgtttctcttctttctccctcTGACCCCTCCCTTGAGATTCCCATATCTGACCTCAGGGCTTAAGGAATTTGCCTCTCATCACATATCAACACCATGGCAAAACCAGGGATTAAATGCTTGCAAAATTCACAAATTAAAAGcattctgctgctttctgtaaTCAGCTGATATTTACCATACACATTTCTCAAAAAATGAGTAAGATGTCTTTAACATAACAGCCTTCTTAAACCATTCTACATTAACTCTTAGATGATCCTCCATTCTATCCATTCTATGGTTAAAAATACTAAATATGCTAATTTCCAACCAGTACAGTTTGTGGGAGTTTATGCATAGCTGCATCACAACATAAATCTCTATTATAAAATACTGAATCTTTTCTTTAAATCagaggaaaatggaaagagTTTGAATTAAAGAGTTTAGTGTGGAATGTGCTAAGGGGTAGAATGGGCAGGTGAATACCTCTGATGGCAAATCTAACCACCATTCAATCAGGAAAACGAAGAAAGCTAATGAGGGATTCCTGCTAAGATGGTATGCTCAGATGCTTTTCCCAGGAacacttctttcttttttattttttttttaacttatatGTGATCACACCAGTATTTTCTAGGAAACAGATAAGATGCAATTATTGTTTCAGCATTTTTTCCAAGGTAGACTatcccctttcccagtgcaATTATGTAATTTAAAACTGagatttaaaatcaaaattgGTGAATCACTGCCAAATGCTGTGGTTTTAAACAACATGAATTTACAATATGAGGGTTCTTCTCTATTTTGTATATATCCCAGTTCCACCATGCTAGAATTTAATAATGATGTATGTTTTTTGTAGGAAGTGACTAACAGGCCAAGtaactaaataaaaatacacCTAACATCTGGTAGTGTCTAAGTGTTGAGGAGAGTTATAGCTGAATTTTTATCCTGCCCTTGAGGCTAGGGAGAAAGTCACCTCTGCCTCATGTGACATGCACTGGCACATGAGACTTGTTGGTACTTTAAAGCCAagtcagaaaatattttggcaaAGGCAGTTCACTATGTCATGATCTGGAAGCATAATGACCACagactgacttttttttttttcctgtaacttTGCTCTCTCAATCTGAAAGGCAAATTGGAGAAGCCAAGAATGTGTACATGGGTCAGGAATGCTGGATTTATTCAGTGTAGGATCTAGACTCACAGTGGGCTTGTCTTAGGTTTCTACATTAAAGAAAATTCATTTGGTCTGATTTTACACAGTGCATTAACTGTGGCTGAATACTTACTAAATAACTTAATAAAGGGCAAAGGATATTGCTCTCTGTCCTCAGGGTTGTAAAACCTAAAAATTACATTGAAGTTAACACTGCATTCTCGTAATGATTATTCTCAGTGATGCATATTAATGATCTATATACTGTAAGATAATTGAGTCAGCAG contains the following coding sequences:
- the GSTK1 gene encoding glutathione S-transferase kappa 1 gives rise to the protein MGRTLVELFYDVISPYSWLAFEALCRYRHIWNIELRFRPAFLGGIMQQTGNKPPAMLPKRGEYMLKDMKRMAKYYQVPLRTSPDAFQHIMGTSSLTAMRFITAIDMTNPQYLEALSREFWMRFWSQYEDISQPENILAIARQAGLSAELSQKALEMTSSPPVKDRLKDTTTEALKYGAFGMPAVVAHYDGKPHLFFGSDRLELLGSIIGEKWLGPVPSPKL